Proteins from a single region of Polaromonas sp. JS666:
- a CDS encoding PRTRC system protein E → MLKAIERLALQCNVVNILVKANAGELSLTFVPTLKEGGDPALAKPFTLHGTVEDLEAKLPEAMAQIACARASLAEQVEATTAVLEIARKTSADKGSNALKGKPAKPTAGKASAAAGTASDPDDTADDETGDDSPSAPAAAPAAAAAPAQTGTPVSTGMDLFSKD, encoded by the coding sequence ATGCTCAAAGCAATCGAACGACTGGCCTTGCAATGCAATGTGGTCAACATTCTCGTGAAGGCCAACGCCGGCGAGCTCAGCCTGACCTTCGTCCCAACCCTCAAGGAGGGCGGCGACCCAGCGCTGGCCAAGCCATTCACCCTGCACGGCACCGTGGAGGACCTGGAGGCGAAACTGCCTGAGGCGATGGCGCAGATCGCCTGCGCTCGAGCTTCGTTGGCCGAACAGGTGGAGGCGACAACCGCAGTCCTGGAGATCGCGCGGAAGACTTCCGCCGACAAGGGCAGCAATGCCTTGAAGGGAAAGCCAGCCAAGCCAACCGCTGGGAAAGCCTCCGCGGCGGCTGGCACCGCATCCGACCCGGATGACACGGCCGACGACGAAACCGGCGACGACTCCCCGTCCGCTCCTGCGGCTGCTCCGGCAGCGGCGGCGGCTCCCGCTCAAACCGGGACTCCTGTGTCCACAGGAATGGATCTCTTCAGCAAAGACTGA
- a CDS encoding PRTRC system ParB family protein, producing the protein MVETIDKPSDVKKGRLAHVPLTCIVMGSNPRTHFDDQEQFELNATVKALGVMTAVILRDLGDGLYQLVAGERRYHAAKLAFGEDYEIPANIFDMDDMDEAAALVAALVENIARAGMSAAEEARGCAKLLAEFAGDRNEVARHMGLKPEVVARRLALMNASDNVLDALTKRVIKLGHAELLAAAPKAAQDGALAKLLAMPSVPSVETLKEGLIKIARPLATACFDKSECLACPNNSDTQRAMFSEAIDSGNCTNGECFTAKTEVILLETKASLAENYPRVEIVREGDNYSVIKLVVEGPKGVGEDQGKACLGCANFGAAVSAIPGKEGKVYEQQCFDTGCNTRMVAKHSKATAAAAAEAAEASSADSSAAKKGSQPAKKGAKVKPKTKAKASAVSAGVVEFRKKVWRTALRTELQTGARKSIQMLIAICLADSARQIQSSDIDLTPVPGLNGKSVFEAIQAMNKAEGAHISATVASIAFTALDSLDNRHVTDALKAFEVDLAKTFAIDEAYLKLLTKSEITAVAKEVGLETAFGKDFGKLMLGKKDDAIKSLLSVKDFNFHVVPGQLAYQ; encoded by the coding sequence ATGGTGGAAACCATCGACAAACCTTCCGACGTGAAGAAAGGTCGGCTCGCGCATGTGCCTCTGACATGCATCGTGATGGGGAGCAACCCGCGCACCCATTTCGACGACCAGGAGCAGTTCGAGCTCAACGCGACTGTCAAAGCGCTCGGCGTCATGACCGCAGTCATCCTCCGAGACCTCGGAGATGGCCTTTACCAGCTCGTCGCCGGCGAGCGTCGCTATCACGCCGCAAAGCTGGCCTTTGGTGAGGATTACGAAATCCCCGCCAACATCTTCGACATGGACGACATGGACGAAGCCGCAGCCCTCGTAGCCGCACTCGTCGAGAACATCGCCCGAGCAGGCATGAGCGCTGCCGAAGAGGCCCGAGGCTGTGCAAAGTTGCTGGCCGAATTTGCCGGCGACCGAAACGAAGTCGCGCGCCACATGGGCCTCAAGCCTGAGGTTGTTGCGCGAAGGCTCGCCCTGATGAACGCCAGTGACAACGTACTGGACGCGTTGACAAAGCGCGTCATCAAGCTCGGGCACGCCGAGCTTCTCGCCGCGGCCCCAAAGGCTGCGCAGGATGGAGCGCTAGCCAAGCTGCTCGCGATGCCCAGCGTTCCTTCGGTGGAAACACTCAAGGAAGGCCTGATCAAGATCGCGCGCCCTCTGGCCACGGCCTGTTTCGACAAGTCGGAATGCCTGGCATGCCCGAACAACTCGGACACGCAGCGCGCAATGTTCAGCGAGGCAATCGACTCGGGCAACTGCACCAACGGTGAATGCTTCACAGCAAAGACCGAAGTCATCCTCCTTGAGACGAAGGCGTCCTTGGCTGAGAACTATCCGCGAGTGGAAATCGTCCGCGAGGGCGACAACTACTCCGTGATCAAACTGGTTGTTGAAGGCCCCAAGGGCGTCGGCGAGGATCAGGGTAAGGCCTGTTTGGGTTGCGCGAATTTCGGCGCAGCTGTCAGCGCGATTCCTGGCAAGGAAGGCAAGGTGTACGAGCAGCAGTGCTTTGACACAGGTTGCAATACGCGAATGGTAGCGAAGCACTCCAAGGCTACGGCCGCAGCTGCTGCCGAAGCGGCAGAGGCATCCTCCGCCGACAGCTCCGCAGCCAAGAAAGGTTCACAGCCCGCCAAGAAGGGCGCCAAGGTGAAACCGAAGACCAAAGCGAAGGCATCTGCCGTCTCTGCAGGCGTGGTTGAGTTCCGCAAGAAGGTGTGGCGCACAGCGCTCCGCACCGAGCTGCAGACAGGCGCACGCAAAAGCATCCAAATGCTTATCGCAATCTGCCTCGCAGACTCTGCACGGCAGATTCAAAGCTCCGACATCGACCTGACACCTGTGCCAGGCCTGAATGGGAAGTCGGTGTTCGAGGCGATTCAAGCCATGAACAAGGCCGAAGGCGCCCATATCTCCGCAACTGTCGCGAGCATCGCGTTCACGGCGCTCGATTCGCTGGACAACCGGCACGTCACTGACGCGCTGAAGGCCTTCGAAGTTGACCTGGCCAAAACCTTCGCCATCGATGAGGCATATCTCAAGCTTCTCACCAAGTCAGAGATCACGGCCGTCGCCAAGGAGGTCGGTCTTGAAACGGCGTTCGGCAAGGACTTCGGCAAGCTCATGCTGGGCAAGAAAGACGACGCCATCAAAAGCTTGCTTTCTGTCAAGGACTTCAACTTTCACGTTGTTCCTGGCCAGTTGGCCTATCAGTAA
- a CDS encoding DUF4942 domain-containing protein has product MAIGASMGEIYQDMVCDLFDTIIERSSDNVVFYRSWKSNQKHRIGVRIRKTRFIIPRFSVSSYGGSLDYESEHFLSDIDKVFGYLHGITEAYDGLVDGFKRNNVLTGDRVATKFFDFRYYKGAGTIHFYPKSEEVVEKINLFVGRLRRWIPGDFSEANQDFKTQYDKGEAFTKDYMDLYKKSARTSYGWDRPALKVLREVKGLDVDGSELDRMEAAIDAVHDEQGLRCGPALAGPGQSDIRQIAHEPTDSGQFLLLAA; this is encoded by the coding sequence GTGGCCATCGGGGCCTCGATGGGCGAGATCTACCAGGACATGGTTTGTGACCTCTTCGACACGATCATCGAGAGATCCAGTGACAACGTGGTGTTCTACCGCTCATGGAAGTCAAACCAAAAACATCGAATAGGTGTGCGGATCCGCAAGACCAGGTTCATCATTCCGAGGTTTAGCGTCTCGTCTTATGGCGGTTCGCTCGACTATGAGTCTGAGCACTTCCTGTCGGACATCGACAAGGTCTTTGGCTATCTCCATGGGATCACGGAGGCCTACGACGGGCTCGTCGACGGCTTCAAACGAAACAACGTGCTAACGGGTGACCGCGTGGCGACCAAGTTCTTTGACTTCAGATACTACAAAGGCGCAGGGACGATTCATTTCTATCCCAAGTCCGAAGAGGTAGTTGAGAAGATCAACTTGTTTGTGGGCCGTCTCCGTCGCTGGATCCCTGGCGATTTTTCTGAGGCGAATCAAGACTTCAAGACCCAGTACGACAAGGGTGAGGCCTTCACCAAGGACTACATGGACCTCTATAAAAAGAGCGCCCGGACCTCCTACGGGTGGGACCGGCCGGCCCTGAAGGTGCTCCGAGAGGTCAAGGGGTTGGACGTTGACGGATCGGAGTTGGATCGCATGGAAGCGGCGATTGACGCCGTGCACGATGAGCAGGGCCTTCGATGTGGCCCGGCTTTAGCCGGACCAGGGCAGTCTGACATCCGTCAAATTGCCCACGAACCGACTGATTCAGGGCAGTTCCTCCTGCTCGCAGCGTAG